One window of Paralichthys olivaceus isolate ysfri-2021 chromosome 20, ASM2471397v2, whole genome shotgun sequence genomic DNA carries:
- the yars1 gene encoding tyrosine--tRNA ligase, cytoplasmic — translation MADQLSPEEKFDLITRNLQEVLGEEKLKQVLQERELKIYWGTATTGKPHVAYFVPMSKIADFLKAGCEVTILFADLHAFLDNMKAPWELLELRVKYYEQVIKAMLESIGVPLDKLKFVKGTDFQLSREYTLDVYRLSSMVTEHDAKKAGAEVVKQVEHPLLSGLLYPGLQALDEEYLKVDAQFGGVDQRKIFTLAEKYLPSLGFAKRAHLMNPMVPGLTGAKMSSSEEESKIDLLDSKEDVKKKLKRAFCEPGNIQNNGVLSFVKHVIFPLRGEFRIKRDPKWGGEKIYTVFEEVEKEFAEEMIHPGDLKASVEVALNQLLEPIRKKFETPDLRKLTNSAYPNQSKTKSGGKGAKGGAGGGDDDELAPSRLDIRVGKIISVEKHPDAESLYLEKIDVGEVEPRTVVSGLVAYVSPEDLQDRMVLLLCNLKPQKMRGIESQAMLLCASIEGEPRRVEPLDPPEGSSPGERVFVEGYETGKADDKLNPKKKVWEKLQVDLKVSDECVAQWKDNQLMTALGQITCKTLKGGNIS, via the exons GAGGTCCTTGGAGAGGAGAAGCTGAAGCAGGTTCTTCAGGAGAGGGAGCTGAAAATTTACTGGGGTACAGCCACCACTGGAAAACCCCATGTCGCTTACTTCGTCCCCATGTCCAAGATCGCAGACTTCCTCAAGGCGGGATGTGAG GTCACCATTCTCTTCGCAGACTTGCATGCCTTCCTCGACAACATGAAGGCACCCTgggagctgctggagctcagGGTGAAGTACTATGAACAGGTCATCAAGGCCATGTTGGAGAGCATCGGTGTGCCTCTGGATAAACTCAAGTTTGTCAAAGGAACGGACTTCCAGCTCAGCAG AGAGTACACTCTGGATGTGTACCGCCTGtcctccatggtgacagagCATGATGCTAAGAAGGCCGGAGCCGAGGTTGTAAAACAGGTTGAGCATCCTCTGCTGAGTGGACTTCTCTACCCAGGACTGCAG gctCTGGATGAGGAGTACCTGAAGGTGGACGCCCAGTTTGGAGGAGTTGACCAGAGGAAGATTTTCACCCTGGCAGAGAAG TACTTGCCGTCTCTCGGTTTTGCTAAACGGGCACATCTGATGAACCCAATGGTTCCAGGACTGACAGGAGCCAAGATGAGCTCTTCAGAAGAA GAGTCAAAGATTGACCTGCTGGACTCTAAAGAAGAcgtgaagaagaagctgaagaggGCGTTCTGTGAGCCCGGCAACATCCAGAATAACGGCGTCCTCTCCTTTGTCAAACACGTCATCTTCCCTCTGCGTGGAG AGTTCCGTATCAAAAGGGACCCCAAGTGGGGTGGAGAGAAAATCTACACGGTGTTTgaagaggtggagaaggagTTTGCTGAGGAG ATGATTCATCCAGGAGACCTGAAGGCCTCTGTGGAAGTTGCGCTAAACCAActgctggagccaatcagaAAGAAGTTTGAGACGCCGGATCTCCGCAAGCTTACAAACTCTGCTTACCCCAACCAATCAAAGACAA AATCAGGAGGAAAAGGTGCcaaaggaggagcaggaggaggagacgatgATGAGCTGGCTCCCTCCAGACTGGACATCAGAGTGGGCAAGATCATCAGTGTGGAGAAG CATCCAGACGCTGAATCGCTTTACCTGGAGAAGATCGACGTGGGTGAGGTAGAGCCAAGGACGGTAGTCAGCGGTCTGGTGGCCTATGTTTCACCAGAGGACCTGCAGGACAGaatggtgctgctgctgtgcaacCTGAAACCCCAGAAGATGCGAGGCATCGAGTCTCAAGCCATGCTGCTGTGTGCCTCCAT TGAAGGGGAGCCCAGGAGGGTGGAGCCTCTCGACCCTCCAGAGGGTTCATCGCCAGGGGAACGTGTCTTTGTGGAGGGATATGAGACGGGCAAAGCAGATGACAAACTCAACCCGAAGAAGAAGGTGTGGGAGAAACTACAG GTTGACCTGAAGGTGTCAGACGAGTGTGTAGCTCAGTGGAAAGACAATCAGCTGATGACCGCACTCGGGCAGATCACGTGTAAAACACTGAAAGGAGGCAACATCAGTTAA